One Osmerus eperlanus chromosome 13, fOsmEpe2.1, whole genome shotgun sequence genomic region harbors:
- the LOC134032997 gene encoding ankyrin repeat and KH domain-containing protein 1-like isoform X1 produces the protein MQDAVAGTAMLTDGFEDEIDSVTPRSPAVGMGVGATPGVGLGGIGIGVGGKKVRLFGEPGGPPTERLDFKLAAAAVLSSGPGSGSDEDEVSEVESFILDQEDLDNPIMKTASELLLSSATDGVDLRTVDPETQARLEALLEAAGIGKLSTADGKAFADPEVLRRLTSSVSCALDEAAAALTRMRAENTLNAGQADNLVIFSRSLAEACSDGDVNAVRKLLDEGRSVNEHTEEGESLLCLACSAGYYELAQVLLAMHANVEDRGIKGDITPLMAAASGGYVDIVKLLLVHGADVNAQSSTGNTALTYACAGGFVDVVKVLLKEGANIEDHNENGHTPLMEAASAGHVEVARVLLEYGAGINTHSNEFKESALTLACYKGHLDMVRFLLEAGADQEHKTDEMHTALMEACMSQDGHVEVARLLLDSGAQVNMPADSFESPLTLAACGGHVELAALLIERGANLEEVNDEGYTPLMEAAREGHEEMVALLLAQGANINAQTEETQETALTLACCGGFLEVADFLIKAGADIELGCSTPLMEAAQEGHLELVKYLLAAGANVHATTATGDTALTYACENGHTDVADVLLQAGANLEHESEGGRTPLMKAARAGHLCTVQFLISKGANVNRATANNDHTVVSLACAGGHLAVVELLLAHGADPTHRLKDGSTMLIEAAKGGHTNVVSYLLDYPNNILSVPAPDLAQLTPPSQDASQVPRVPFQALAMVVPPQEPDRAPSNIATPPPVSSKAVSKQRQAALQPGASNGAPRGPETEPLPPFHLCQPLECIVEETEGKLNELGQRISAIEKAQLQSLELIQGEPLTKDKIEELKKSREEQLSLRLRVAPQVQKKKKILKELQKVERQLQLKTQQQFTKEYLEAKGLKEEQEAGQSQGPGPGPGGEAPPTATTSTPGALTACSGDLAQDGSDTDEEGLREGEQEEEQAGEDEEDEEVRDDEDDEEEEDGSDEDVEGEVVEAYPKLPQVDTILYRDGQPPHLPPSPQAQPPAPPLQAPFVPIQPLSDYSPADYPGGTPPELQRVLLGQQQALGAGMLGQQAPDGLMVATPAQTLTDTLDDIMAAVSSRVPMLSTTTSPTPLSQPPSQSPANMASPPSVLPLYPSVDIDAHTESNHDTALTLACAGGHEELVSVLIARGANIEHRDKKGFTPLILAATAGHVGVVEVLLDKGGDIEAQSERTKDTPLSLACSGGRQEVVELLLLRGANKEHRNVSDYTPLSLAASGGYVNIIKILLNAGAEINSRTGSKLGISPLMLAAMNGHVPAVKLLLDMGSDINAQIETNRNTALTLACFQGRAEVVSLLLDRKANVEHRAKTGLTPLMEAASGGYAEVGRVLLDKGADVNAPPVPSSRDTALTIAADKGHYKFCELLINRGAHIDVRNKKGNTPLWLAANGGHFDVVQLLVHASADVDAADNRKITPLMAAFRKGHVKVVQYLVKEVNQFPSDIECMRYIATIADKELLKKCHQCMETIVKAKDQQAAEANKNASILLKELDLEKSREESKKQALAAKREKRKEKRKKKKEEQKRKQEEEEEEEEEKTKEEFCDMQEEKEDSAEEEEVPIDPPSATTTTTIGISATSTTFTCTFGKKRAGVATTPSTNRKSKKNKTKDSPDDTIILQDSQVALAQHKADKNKIQGEPRGGGGGLAGGNSDSDPLDSTDCASEGSSSGGKSQELNYLPDLPSCASSYSSSSSSSSAPPLGAHPSHALLPGPEKRHCPQLHSDSKLDNKVTVSISKPSQKVPDMSELVPSSLPSPFKTMSLPISSPNSKLSLTSPKRGQKREEGWKEVVRRSKKLSVPASVVSRIMGRGGCNITAIQDVTGAHIDVDKQKDKNGERMITIRGGTESTRHAVQLINALIQDPAKELEDLIPRNHIRAPGSKASSAPFASGASSGSSAGAKAFSSLVTSSGVSFQSSSSSQVGGKVGKGLSSGVRQPFPVSLPLAYAHPQLALLAAQTMHQIRHPRLPMAQFGGTFSPAASTWGPFPVRPVSPGSANSSPKHNGGATGRPGAAPHSEHSSAVSPAASVSSPSGTAPAAASPHTPNPPTPSHPQPSAPTPSCVRKQLFTSDPKPSGVTSLSMAPTAAVSSGSNAVRGTGSPAHHHTGMTATSASSSAQAPAGCAPPPLLQPLKVEPSASASPGKEKPPASLESQTSSSSESHSSAGFATPAMALPPKPEPRQQLPPPPPSSSAATITSSSSSSTEAPPPLLAPQPSSHLPPGPAPSHSSMHPNNTVPHFSAPAPRVSHRMQPSGPYYPLSEQQQQQVFVPLSAQQEPPKQPQSQAQVSHLPQQPSLPPQAQGPPHQVPSSLGMMNGSQMQHVHGGGKTQQMSPNFGPAALFNHFSSIFDNNNQGNNQVWGACHLPTRSPPEQPYSAPPPYMSMSQMEGLMPPDSSKAPGYRSTSQRMVNNPIALTSYATSISGSPVYLHGPAAVGTPSFSRQHFSPHPWSAASSGESQVAPPSTVSSSSLSSSSGPPPQQPKPGNSSQQDRKVPPPIGTERLARIRQTGSVNPPLLTTSYTAPVGQGGIWSFGVGSASEAMSGWSQPLMSSHMMHPQLQAEQTAFSQHQPMEQDDTGISNPANSYHQHQHMPNSYMDFPKGMPMSMYGGTMLPPHPPMAEGPGAAMYNGLHTPDPAWSPIIKVVPNNTDSSDPQQVWPGTWAPHVHLNHVN, from the exons GCATCGGTAAACTGTCCACTGCCGATGGTAAAGCGTTTGCAGATCCCGAGGTGCTGCGGAGGCTGACGTCGTCGGTGAGCTGCGCCCTGGACGAGGCGGCGGCCGCGCTGACCCGCATGAGGGCAGAGAACACCCTCAACGCCGGCCAGGCCGACAA TCTGGTTATTTTCAGCCGTAGTCTAGCGGAGGCGTGTTCGGACGGAGACGTGAACGCCGTCAGGAAGCTGCTGGACGAGGGGCGGAGCGTCAACGAGCACACGGAGGAGGGCGAGAGCCTGCTGTGCCTGGCCTGCTCCGCCGGCTACTACGAACtcgcacag GTGCTGCTGGCCATGCACGCCAACGTGGAGGACCGGGGCATCAAGGGTGACATCACGCCCCTGATGGCGGCCGCCAGCGGAGGCTACGTAGACATCGTCAAGCTGCTGCTGGTGCACGGAGCCGACGTCAACGCCCAGTCCTCCacgg GAAACACAGCTCTGACGTACGCGTGCGCGGGGGGCTTCGTGGACGTGGTGAAGGTGCTCCTCAAGGAGGGCGCCAACATCGAGGACCACAACGAGAACGGCCACACCCCCCTGATGGAGGCGGCCAGCGCCGGCCACGTGGAGGTGGCCCGCGTCCTGCTGGAGTACGGCGCCGGCatcaacacacactccaacGAGTTCAAGGAGAGCGCCCTCACGCTGGCCTGCTACAAAg gtcaCCTGGACATGGTGAGGTTCCTGCTAGAGGCCGGGGCCGACCAGGAACACAAGACAGACGAGATGCACACAGCGCTGATGGAGGCCTGCA tgtcccaggACGGGCACGTGGAGGTGGCGCGGCTGCTCCTGGACAGCGGGGCGCAGGTCAACATGCCGGCCGACTCCTTCGAGTCGCCGCTAACCCTGGCGGCGTGCGGGGGACACGTGGAGCTGGCCGCACTGCTCATAGAGAGGGGAGCcaacctggaggag GTGAACGATGAAGGCTACACGCCCCTCATGGAGGCGGCCAGGGAGGGCCACGAGGAGATGGTGGCCCTGCTGCTGGCTCAGG gAGCGAACATCAACGCCCAGACGGAGGAGACGCAGGAGACGGCTCTGACGCTGGCCTGCTGCGGGGGCTTCCTGGAGGTGGCCGACTTCCTGATCAAGGCCGGGGCCGACATCGAGCTGGGCTGCTCCACGCCGCTGATGGAGGCGGCACAGGAGGGCCACCTGGAGCTGGTCAAGTACCTACTggctgcag GGGCGAATGTCCACGCTACCACGGCGACGGGAGACACAGCGCTGACCTACGCCTGTGAGAATGGACACACAGATGTGGCTGATGTGCTGCTGCAGGCCGGCGCCAAcctg gagcatGAGTCTGAGGGGGGGCGGACCCCCCTGATGAAGGCAGCCAGAGCAGGACACCTGTGTACAGTGCAGTTCCTCATCAGCAAGG gtgcCAATGTGAATCGGGCCACGGCCAACAACGACCACACGGTGGTGTCCCTGGCCTGTGCTGGGGGACACCTGGCTGTGGTGGAGCTGCTGCTGGCCCACGGGGCCGACCCCACGCACAGACTGAAG gaCGGCTCCACCATGTTGATAGAAGCAGCCAAGGGGGGCCACACCAACGTGGTGTCCTACCTGCTGGACTACCCCAACAACATCCTGTCAGTCCCCGCCCCCGACCTGGCACAGCTCACCCCCCCCTCGCAAGACGCCTCTCAG GTTCCACGTGTCCCCTTCCAGGCCCTGGCCATGGTGGTGCCCCCCCAGGAGCCTGACAGAGCCCCCTCCAACATCGCCACGCCCCCACCCGTCTCCAGCAAAG CCGTGTCCAAGCAGAGGCAGGCCGCCCTCCAGCCCGGGGCCTCCAACGGGGCTCCCCGCGGCCCGGAGACGGagcccctgccccccttccACCTGTGCCAGCCCCTGGAGTGCATCGTGGAGGAGACGGAGGGCAAGCTGAACGAGCTGGGCCAGAGGATCAGCGCCATCGAGAAGGCCCAGCTGCAGTCCCTGGAGCTGATCCAGGGGGAGCCGCTCACCAAAGACAAGAtcgaggagctgaagaagagccgGGAGGAACAG TTGAGCCTGCGTCTGCGTGTGGCCCCTCAggtgcagaagaagaagaagatccTCAAGGAGCTGCAGAAGGTGGAGCGCCAGCTGCAGCTCAAGACCCAGCAGCAGTTCACCAAAGAGTACCTGGAGGCCAAGGGgctgaaggaggagcaggaggcggGCCAGAGCCAGGGCCCGGGGCCCGGCCCCGGGGGGGAGGCCCCGCCCACCGCCACCACCTCCACGCCCGGGGCCCTCACCGCCTGCTCCGGGGACCTCGCCCAGGACGGCTCCGACACGGACGAGGAGGGGCTccgagagggggagcaggaggaggagcaggccggggaggacgaggaggacgaggaggtgaGG GACGACGAggacgacgaggaggaggaggacggctcGGACGAGGACGTGGAGGGCGAGGTGGTGGAGGCCTACCCCAAGCTGCCCCAGGTGGACACCATCCTGTACAGAGACGGCCAGccgccccacctccccccctcgccccaggcccagccccccgCTCCGCCCCTCCAGGCCCCCTTCGTGCCCATCCAGCCCCTGTCCGACTACAGCCCCGCCGACTACCCCGGCGGAACCCCCCCGGAGCTGCAGAgggtgctgctggggcagcAGCAGGCCCTGGGGGCGGGGATGCTGGGCCAGCAGGCCCCAGACGGACTCATGGTGGCCACGCCCGCGCAGACGCTCACAGACACGCTGGATGACAtcatggcag CTGTGAGTAGCAGGGTGCCCATGCTAAGCACTACGACCTCGCCCACGCCCCTATCCCAGCCCCCTTCTCAGAGCCCGGCCAACATGGCCTCACCCCCTTCCGTTctgcccctctacccctccgtGGACATTGACGCACAC acggaGAGTAACCACGACACAGCGCTGACGCTGGCGTGTGCAGGAGGACACGAGGAGCTGGTGTCAGTCCTCATCGCACGAGGGGCCAACATCGAGCACCGCGATAAGAAgg gTTTCACCCCTCTCATCCTGGCTGCCACCGCTGGCcatgtgggggtggtggaggtccTCCTGGACAAAGGGGGCGACATCGAGGCCCAGTCAGAGAGAACCAAAGACACgcccctctccctggcctgCTCTGGGGGACGCCAGGAG GtggtggagctgctgctgctgcggggAGCCAATAAGGAGCACCGTAACGTGTCCGACTACACGCCCCTCAGCCTGGCCGCCTCCGGGGGCTACGTCAACATCATCAAGATCCTCCTCAACGCCGGCGCCGAGATCAActccag GACGGGCAGTAAGCTGGGCATCTCCCCCCTCATGCTGGCGGCCATGAACGGCCACGTCCCCGCCGTCAAGCTGCTGCTGGACATGGGCTCCGACATCAACGCCCAGATCGAGACCAACCGCAACACGGCGCTGACCCTGGCCTGCTTCCAGGGCCGCGCCGAGGTGGTCAGCCTGCTGCTTGACCGCAAGGCCAACGTGGAGCACAGGGCCAAG actgGTCTGACCCCCCTGATGGAGGCAGCGTCGGGGGGCTATGCCGAGGTGGGCCGGGTGCTGCTGGATAAGGGCGCCGACGTCAACGCCCCTCCGGTCCCCTCGTCCAGAGACACGGCCCTCACCATCGCTGCCGACAAGGGCCACTACAAGTTCTGCGAGCTCCTCATCAACAG GGGCGCTCACATCGACGTGCGCAACAAGAAGGGGAACACGCCGCTGTGGCTGGCGGCCAACGGCGGCCACTTTGACGTGGTGCAGCTGCTGGTGCACGCCAGCGCTGACGTGGACGCCGCAGACAACCGCAAGATCACCCCGCTCATGGCCGCCTTccgcaag GGTCACGTGAAGGTGGTGCAGTACCTGGTGAAGGAGGTCAACCAGTTCCCCTCCGACATCGAGTGCATGAGATACATCGCCACCATCGCGGACAAG GAGCTGCTGAAGAAGTGCCACCAGTGCATGGAGACCATCGTCAAGGCTAAGGACCAGCAGGCAGCCGAGGCCAACAAGAACGCCAGCATCCTGCTGAAGGAGCTGGACCTGGAGAAG tccagagaggagagcaagaaGCAAGCCTTGGCCGCCAAGAGGGAGAAGCGCAAGGAGAAacgcaagaagaagaaggaggagcagaagaggaagcaggaggaggaggaggaggaggaggaggagaagaccaaGGAGGAGTTCTGCgacatgcaggaggagaaggaggactcCGCTGAAG aagAGGAGGTTCCCATCGACCCCCCCagcgccaccaccaccaccaccatcggCATCTCCGCTACCTCCACCACCTTCACCTGCACCTTTGGGAAGAAGCGCGCCGGCGTGgccaccacccccagcaccaaccGCAAGAGCAAGAAGAACAAGACCAAGGACTCGCCCGATGACACCATCATCCTGCAGGACTCGCAG gtGGCGCTGGCGCAGCACAAGGCTGACAAAAACAAGATCCAGGGCGAGCCCCGGGGCGGAGGCGGGGGCCTGGCGGGGGGCAACAGTGACTCGGACCCCCTGGACAGCACCGACTGTGCCAGCGAGGGCAGCAGCAGCGGGGGCAAGAGCCAGGAACTCAACTACCTGCCCGACCTGCCCTCCTGcgcctcctcctactcctcctcctcatcctcctcctcggctCCCCCGCTGGGGGCGCACCCCTCCCACGCCCTCCTGCCCGGCCCGGAGAAGAGACACTGCCCTCAGCTGCACAGCGACAGCAAGCTGGACAACAAGGTCACGGTCTCCATCTCCAAACCATCGCAGAA ggTTCCTGACATGAGTGAGCTGGTCCCcagctccctgccctcccccttcaaGACCATGTCCctgcccatctcctcccccaacaGCAAGCTGAGCCTCACCTCCCCCAAGAGAgggcagaagagagaggagggctggaaggaGGTGGTCCGGAG GTCTAAGAAGCTGTCTGTCCCGGCCTCCGTGGTGTCTCGCATCATGGGCCGCGGCGGCTGCAACATCACGGCCATCCAGGACGTGACGGGAGCCCACATCGACGTGGACAAGCAGAAGGACAAGAACGGAGAGAGGATGATCACCATCag AGGTGGCACGGAGTCTACAAGGCACGCCGTGCAGCTCATCAACGCCCTGATCCAGGACCCGgccaaggagctggaggacctgATCCCCAGGAACCACATCCGCGCCCCGGGCTCCAAGGCCAGCTCGGCCCCCTTCGCCAGCGGGGCCTCCAGCGGCTCCTCCGCCGGGGCCAAGGCCTTCAGCTCCCTGGTCACGTCCTCGGGAGTCTccttccagtcctcctcctcctcccaggtggGGGGGAAAGTGGGGAAGGGGCTGTCGTCCGGGGTGAGGCAGCCCTTCCCGGTGTCCCTGCCCCTGGCCTACGCCCACCCCCAGCTGGCTCTCCTGGCCGCCCAGACCATGCACCAGATCAGACACCCGCGTCTGCCCATGGCCCAGTTCGGGGGTACGTTCTCCCCTGCTGCCAGCACCTGGGGCCCCTTCCCCGTGCGGCCGGTGAGCCCCGGGAGCGCCAACAGCTCCCCGAAACACAACGGAGGAGCCACGGGCCGGCCCGGCGCCGCGCCCCACAGcgagcacagcagcgccgtcaGTCCGGCGGCGTCCGTCTCCAGCCCCTCCGGAACGGCCCCGGCCGCAgcctctcctcacacccccaaCCCGCCCAcgccctcccacccccagcccagcGCCCCCACGCCCTCCTGCGTCAGGAAACAGCTGTTCACCTCCGACCCCAAACCCTCCGGGGTCACCTCCTTGTCCATGGCGCCCACAGCTGCGGTGAGCAGCGGCAGTAACGCAGTGCGAGGCACGGGGTCTCCCGCCCACCATCACACGGGCATGACGGCTACCTCCGCCTCCAGCTCCGCCCAGGCCCCGGCGGGCTGCGCCCCGccgcccctcctccagcccctcaagGTGGAGCCCAGCGCCTCGGCCTCCCCAGGCAAGGAGAAgccccctgcctctctggagAGCCAGACCTCCTCTTCCAGCGAGAGCCACAGCTCAGCAGGCTTCGCCACGCCAGCCATGGCCTTGCCCCCCAAGCCTGAGCCCCGGCAGCagttacccccccctcccccctcctcctccgccgccaccatcacctcctcctcctcctcctctacagaagcccccccgcccctgctcgccccccagcccagctcccacctcccccctggtcccgccccctcacacagctccATGCACCCCAACAACACGGTGCCCCACTTCtcagcccccgccccccgcgtCTCTCACCGGATGCAGCCGTCGGGACCGTACTACCCGCTgtcagagcagcagcagcagcaggtgttTGTGCCCCTCAGCGCCCAGCAGGAGCCCCCCAAGCAGCCCCAGAGCCAGGCTCAGGTGTCCCACCTACCCCAGcaacccagcctgcctccccaggCCCAGGGCCCCCCCCACCAGGTGCCCTCCAGCCTGGGCATGATGAACGGATCCCAGATGCAGCACGTCCACGGGGGAGGCAAGACCCAGCAGATGTCCCCCAACTTTGGCCCCGCGGCGCTCTTCAACCATTTCAGCAGCATCTTCGACAACAACAACCAG GGAAACAACCAGGTGTGGGGTGCATGCCACCTGCCCACCCGCTCCCCCCCTGAGCAGCCTTACTCGGCCCCCCCGCCCTACATGAGCATGAGCCAGATGGAGGGCCTGATGCCTCCAGACAGCTCCAAGGCTCCAGGCTACCGCTCCACCTCCCAGAGGATGGTCAACAACCCCATAG ctctcaCCAGCTATGCCACCAGTATCTCCGGCAGCCCAGTCTACCTCCACGGCCCTGCCGCCGTGGGCACGCCCTCCTTCAGCAGACAGCacttctcccctcacccctggaGCGCCGCGTCttccg GTGAGTCTCAGGTGGCCCCTCCCTCCACGGTGTCGTCCTCGTCCCTGTCCTCCTCGTCTGGGCCCCCTCCTCAGCAGCCCAAGCCTGGCAACTCCAGCCAGCAGGACCGCAAGGTGCCCCCCCCCATCGGCACGGAGCGCCTGGCCCGGATCAGGCAGACGGGCTctgtcaacccccccctcctcaccaccagCTACACGGCACCTGTGGGACAGGGGGGCATCTGGTCCTTCGGTGTGGGCAGTGCCTCtg AGGCCATGTCCGGCTGGTCCCAGCCGCTGATGAGCAGTCACATGATGCACCCGCAGCTGCAGGCGGAGCAGACGGCCTTCTCCCAGCACCAGCCCATGGAGCAGGACGACACGGGCATCTCCAACCCAGCCAACAGCTACCACCAACACCAGCACATGCCCAACAGCTACATGGACTTCCCCAAG ggtaTGCCCATGTCTATGTATGGAGGAACCatgctgcccccccaccctcccatggCGGAGGGGCCGGGGGCTGCCATGTACAACGGCCTGCACACCCCAGACCCTGCCTGGAGCCCCATCATCAAGGTGGTCCCTAACAACACAGACAGTTCAGACCCACAGCAG GTGTGGCCGGGTACCTGGGCCCCTCACGTGCACCTGAACCACGTCAACTAG